From a region of the Salinispira pacifica genome:
- a CDS encoding endonuclease MutS2: protein MNQHSIEILEFDRIIRICRNYSIFNPVRAEFPFFTRADELTAELELIRAIRKIQSLQAHGLQDLSTVDDILPLLGKEGMVLEMEQLSRLMILINSFASVHHWLNQDEAEDVMEPGEYARLKEFRQDLSHPRELLKILSPYFDSSGRFREDEIPALRKIVGRIQKIHGSIQETARGFISGQKDIWSSDEIAQRDGRVVLALKSDHRGKVDGLIHGSSNSGQTIYIEPQKLLEENNALSEAKSEYQMEVHRILRECSAALRDYRSELELFQTRMLRFDSLQMRSRLSISQRGISPEIAERGISLRNARHPSLGGNAVPITIEMKAGTRILVLSGPNTGGKTVSMKTLGLLTLMHQSGMEIPAAEGSRLPLFSDILVDIGDEQSIDAGLSTFSAHLKNLSAVLQGAKDNALILLDELGSGTNPSEGSALSMAVMEHLSTTGVYAMVTTHHDALKAHAFTREGMENASVEFDGESLEPTYNIVSGVPGESHALDIAARVGMDAKILQRAREYSSDDGLRMQELIEDLRSRQHELRELENQLQKRSADLKNAEDEYGRRYQALRERELRVKEEKLREHGGFIQESRKEIESLLQQLRAAEKAALKTAEKTPGETGASSDSSEEIRRSRELLSEISRQHKEEVEKNIDEQEARYEARKYRSGRSQVFQPGATVRYRGSAKPARIVEAGKKKNSWVILAGSMKMTVQEKDLELVQAADSGGAGGRVHVEYDKGGGDTASGGRQSSGKDQSGSIQPSLTLDIRGRRLEDALKELERFMDGATVQGMNFVAVIHGKGTGVLQNGVHEFIKSNYEIQSIQFAPPEDGGFGKSYVYL, encoded by the coding sequence ATGAATCAGCACAGCATTGAAATTCTTGAATTTGACAGGATTATCCGGATCTGCAGAAATTACAGTATATTCAACCCCGTCCGGGCGGAGTTTCCGTTTTTCACCCGGGCAGATGAGCTCACAGCGGAACTTGAGCTGATCCGGGCAATCCGGAAAATCCAGAGTCTTCAGGCCCACGGTCTTCAGGATCTTTCAACTGTGGATGATATTCTGCCTCTTCTGGGTAAGGAGGGGATGGTTCTGGAAATGGAGCAGCTTTCCAGACTGATGATTCTCATCAATTCCTTCGCATCCGTGCATCACTGGCTTAATCAGGACGAGGCGGAAGATGTGATGGAGCCGGGGGAATATGCACGGCTGAAGGAATTTCGTCAGGATCTGAGCCATCCCAGAGAGCTGCTGAAGATTCTGTCTCCATATTTCGATTCCTCAGGCCGCTTCAGGGAGGATGAAATTCCCGCTCTCAGGAAGATTGTGGGACGGATTCAGAAGATCCACGGCAGTATTCAGGAAACAGCCAGGGGGTTCATTTCCGGTCAGAAGGACATTTGGAGCAGCGATGAAATTGCACAACGGGACGGACGGGTGGTCCTGGCGCTGAAGAGTGATCACCGGGGAAAAGTGGATGGACTGATCCACGGCAGCTCAAATTCCGGCCAGACCATATACATAGAACCCCAGAAACTGCTTGAAGAAAACAATGCCCTCAGCGAGGCCAAAAGCGAATACCAGATGGAGGTTCATCGAATACTCAGGGAATGCAGCGCAGCTCTGCGGGATTATCGAAGCGAACTGGAATTGTTTCAGACCCGGATGCTCCGTTTCGACTCCCTGCAGATGCGCTCCCGTCTGAGCATTTCCCAGCGGGGAATCAGTCCCGAGATTGCTGAAAGAGGCATCAGCCTCAGGAATGCACGTCACCCGTCCCTTGGGGGAAACGCGGTACCCATAACCATTGAGATGAAGGCCGGCACCCGGATTCTGGTGCTCTCGGGTCCCAACACCGGCGGGAAGACGGTGAGCATGAAGACCCTGGGGCTGCTGACGCTCATGCATCAAAGCGGAATGGAGATTCCGGCGGCTGAGGGAAGCCGGCTGCCCCTTTTCAGTGATATTCTGGTTGATATCGGCGATGAGCAGTCCATCGATGCAGGACTCTCCACATTTTCGGCACATTTGAAGAACCTCAGCGCCGTGCTTCAGGGCGCAAAGGATAATGCGCTCATTCTCCTGGATGAACTGGGAAGCGGAACCAATCCTTCCGAGGGATCGGCCCTTTCCATGGCGGTAATGGAGCATCTTTCAACCACCGGTGTCTACGCCATGGTGACCACCCACCACGATGCACTGAAAGCCCATGCCTTCACCCGGGAAGGAATGGAGAATGCTTCGGTGGAGTTCGACGGTGAGAGTCTTGAGCCGACCTACAATATTGTCTCCGGGGTTCCAGGGGAATCCCATGCCCTGGACATCGCCGCCCGGGTGGGTATGGATGCAAAGATTCTTCAGCGGGCCAGGGAGTACAGCAGCGATGACGGACTCAGAATGCAGGAGCTGATCGAGGATCTGCGCAGCCGTCAGCATGAGCTGAGAGAGCTGGAGAATCAGCTGCAAAAGCGCAGCGCCGACCTGAAAAATGCGGAGGATGAGTACGGCCGTCGCTACCAGGCCCTGCGGGAACGGGAGCTCCGGGTAAAGGAAGAAAAACTTCGGGAGCACGGCGGCTTCATCCAGGAGTCCCGGAAGGAGATAGAATCCCTTCTTCAACAGCTCCGGGCCGCAGAAAAAGCCGCTCTGAAAACCGCAGAAAAGACCCCAGGGGAGACCGGAGCATCCTCCGATTCATCAGAAGAGATCCGGCGGAGCCGTGAACTTCTCTCTGAAATTTCCCGGCAACACAAAGAAGAGGTTGAAAAAAATATTGACGAGCAGGAAGCCCGGTATGAAGCCCGAAAGTACCGAAGCGGCCGATCACAGGTTTTTCAGCCCGGCGCCACGGTGCGTTACCGGGGCAGTGCCAAACCCGCCCGTATTGTTGAAGCGGGAAAGAAAAAGAACAGCTGGGTTATCCTTGCCGGCAGCATGAAGATGACCGTGCAGGAGAAGGATCTGGAACTGGTGCAGGCAGCCGACTCAGGGGGGGCAGGCGGCCGGGTGCATGTTGAATACGATAAGGGCGGCGGCGATACAGCGTCGGGAGGCAGGCAGTCCTCCGGAAAAGATCAGTCCGGGAGCATTCAGCCTTCCCTTACCCTGGATATCCGGGGCCGACGCCTTGAGGATGCGCTGAAAGAACTGGAACGCTTCATGGACGGAGCAACAGTCCAGGGGATGAACTTCGTGGCCGTAATTCACGGGAAGGGTACCGGTGTGCTGCAGAACGGCGTGCATGAATTCATCAAGTCCAACTATGAAATTCAAAGCATTCAATTTGCACCCCCCGAGGACGGCGGGTTCGGGAAATCCTATGTGTATCTCTGA
- a CDS encoding V-type ATP synthase subunit B, which translates to MRKVYSKIESIEGNVITVSAEGVRYDDLAMVTSPHGSSLAQVIRLNREKVSLQVFTGARGISTGDEVRFMGHPMQVSFSDNLLGRIFDGSGRPKDGGPSLEENMIEIGGPSVNPAMRIIPRNMIRTGIPMIDVFNTLVESQKLPIFSVSGEPYNQLLSRIALQAEVDVIILAGIGLKNDDYLAFKDALEEGGALSRTIFFVHTAADPVVEALLVPDISLAVAEKFALQGKRVLVLLSDMTNFADAMKEIAITMEQVPSNRGYPGDLYSQLASRYEKAVDFEGAGSITSLGVTTMPGDDVTHPIPDNTGYITEGQYYLRNGRIEPFGSLSRLKQMVNKDTREDHRAIMDSMITLYASYKESLEKKSMGFRMSDWDEKLLKYGELFEDRMMDLSVNIPLEKALDLGWEILAECFEPNETGMKTDLIKQFWPAKETV; encoded by the coding sequence ATGCGAAAAGTATATAGCAAAATCGAATCAATAGAAGGAAACGTTATCACCGTCTCTGCGGAGGGGGTACGATACGATGACCTGGCAATGGTTACTTCGCCCCACGGGTCTTCTCTGGCCCAGGTAATCCGCCTGAACCGGGAAAAGGTCAGTCTTCAGGTGTTCACCGGAGCCAGAGGGATCTCAACCGGAGACGAGGTGAGATTCATGGGACACCCCATGCAGGTATCTTTCAGCGATAACCTGCTGGGCCGTATTTTTGACGGCTCCGGCCGTCCCAAGGACGGAGGTCCTTCCCTGGAAGAGAACATGATTGAGATCGGGGGACCGTCGGTAAACCCGGCCATGCGTATTATTCCCCGGAATATGATCCGGACAGGGATTCCCATGATCGATGTGTTCAACACCCTTGTTGAAAGCCAGAAACTTCCGATTTTTTCCGTGTCAGGAGAACCCTATAATCAGCTGCTTTCACGGATTGCACTCCAGGCTGAGGTTGATGTAATTATTCTTGCGGGTATCGGACTGAAAAACGACGACTATCTGGCATTCAAGGATGCTCTGGAAGAGGGCGGGGCACTGAGCCGTACCATCTTCTTTGTACATACCGCCGCCGACCCGGTGGTTGAGGCATTGCTGGTTCCGGACATCAGTCTGGCTGTTGCGGAAAAGTTCGCCCTTCAGGGCAAGCGGGTGCTGGTGCTCCTCTCGGATATGACCAACTTCGCCGACGCCATGAAGGAAATTGCGATTACCATGGAGCAGGTACCGTCAAACCGCGGGTATCCCGGGGACCTGTACTCCCAGCTGGCAAGCCGGTATGAAAAGGCCGTTGACTTTGAAGGAGCCGGTTCCATCACTTCACTGGGAGTTACCACCATGCCCGGGGACGATGTAACCCATCCCATTCCCGACAACACAGGGTATATTACCGAGGGGCAGTACTATCTGAGAAACGGACGGATCGAACCGTTCGGTTCCCTCAGCCGTCTCAAGCAGATGGTGAACAAGGACACCCGGGAGGATCACCGGGCGATTATGGACTCCATGATCACCCTCTACGCCAGCTACAAGGAATCTCTGGAAAAGAAATCCATGGGCTTCCGTATGTCGGACTGGGACGAAAAGCTGCTGAAATACGGTGAACTTTTTGAAGACCGCATGATGGATCTTTCGGTGAACATCCCCCTGGAAAAAGCCCTGGACCTGGGCTGGGAGATTCTTGCCGAGTGTTTTGAACCTAATGAGACCGGAATGAAAACCGATTTGATCAAACAATTCTGGCCGGCCAAGGAAACGGTGTAA
- a CDS encoding tetratricopeptide repeat protein, whose product MKTLAVVCLLLVQTAVLCAQQGMPEVTTQVPDDLTTISKEYPAWLLRNWGRSAREDRRISDAFLLLNRSLEKDPNNPETLTELALTYFASNDVQQATFNLERALNNRARLSSKDLEFSILYELSDIYRNGNEYILDYERILRDIVAQDPAFTGSDEFSENLKKGIIDTLNEGTHRGYNSSLDRVVTLYRLEDSFSLKAHVELGVFYVHSGRYMEAQEHLIFAVLKMYTRLISQIRENDPVYAFEGSREFFQRIARRPSYLEYLQESGFDQALYYLGSASYGSNTGRSGVYRGIWNTVQQLPFDTVYKARASRQLENPALENILYGSRQYQNEVNNRN is encoded by the coding sequence ATGAAAACTCTAGCCGTTGTGTGCCTTCTGCTTGTGCAGACCGCTGTGTTATGTGCCCAGCAGGGAATGCCCGAGGTCACAACCCAGGTTCCCGATGATCTCACCACAATCAGCAAAGAATACCCTGCCTGGCTTCTCCGTAACTGGGGCCGCTCCGCCAGAGAGGACCGCAGGATCAGCGATGCGTTTCTCCTGTTGAACCGTTCTCTGGAAAAGGATCCCAATAACCCGGAAACCCTCACCGAGCTTGCTCTTACCTATTTTGCAAGCAATGATGTCCAGCAGGCCACCTTCAATCTTGAACGGGCTTTAAACAACCGGGCAAGACTCAGCAGCAAGGACCTGGAGTTTTCCATACTGTATGAACTGTCGGACATTTACCGTAATGGAAATGAATATATTCTGGATTATGAACGAATTCTTCGGGACATTGTTGCCCAGGATCCGGCGTTCACCGGCTCGGATGAATTCAGCGAAAATTTGAAAAAAGGCATTATCGATACCCTGAATGAAGGTACTCACCGGGGGTATAACAGCAGCCTGGATCGTGTGGTGACCCTCTACCGGCTGGAGGATTCATTCAGCCTGAAAGCCCATGTTGAACTTGGGGTTTTTTATGTGCATTCCGGAAGATACATGGAAGCACAGGAGCATCTGATTTTTGCGGTGCTGAAAATGTATACCCGGCTGATAAGTCAAATACGGGAGAACGATCCTGTGTATGCCTTCGAAGGTTCCCGGGAGTTCTTTCAGCGGATTGCACGCCGACCGTCATATCTTGAATATCTGCAGGAGTCGGGTTTCGATCAGGCGCTGTATTATCTGGGTTCCGCATCCTACGGCAGCAATACAGGCCGCAGCGGAGTGTACCGGGGTATCTGGAACACCGTTCAGCAGCTCCCCTTCGATACCGTATATAAGGCCAGGGCCTCAAGACAGCTGGAAAACCCTGCTCTGGAGAATATTCTGTACGGCAGCAGGCAGTATCAGAACGAGGTGAACAACCGTAATTAG
- a CDS encoding V-type ATP synthase subunit E, with amino-acid sequence MEVQVQDLLNTIKKEGVENARKEADEIIAKAKAEADSIIATARKEADQYKERAEAEARQFESSAKSAVSQAGRDILITVQKALQNSFDRIVEEAIAENFSGDKLADAVSTVVKSFKITGEIEIPQKEMKVLETQLKAKLGEQFKSGLELKVGKGLTGGFILKEKDGKAYYDFSEESIAEVIKNYLSQSISELIRVQQ; translated from the coding sequence ATGGAAGTACAGGTACAGGATCTCCTGAACACGATTAAAAAAGAGGGTGTTGAAAACGCCAGAAAGGAAGCGGACGAGATTATCGCCAAGGCTAAGGCCGAAGCGGATTCAATCATTGCCACCGCACGGAAAGAAGCCGACCAGTACAAGGAACGGGCCGAGGCGGAAGCCCGGCAGTTCGAGTCATCTGCCAAGTCGGCCGTCAGTCAGGCGGGACGGGATATTCTCATTACCGTGCAGAAGGCATTGCAGAATTCATTCGACCGCATTGTGGAAGAGGCAATCGCTGAGAATTTTTCCGGAGATAAACTTGCGGATGCAGTAAGCACCGTGGTGAAATCGTTCAAGATTACCGGTGAAATCGAGATTCCCCAGAAGGAAATGAAGGTTCTTGAAACCCAGCTGAAGGCGAAACTGGGTGAACAGTTCAAGTCCGGTCTGGAGCTGAAGGTTGGAAAAGGCCTTACCGGCGGTTTCATTCTCAAAGAAAAGGACGGCAAGGCGTATTACGATTTCTCTGAAGAAAGCATAGCCGAGGTGATTAAAAACTATCTCAGTCAGAGCATTTCCGAATTGATCCGCGTACAGCAGTAA
- a CDS encoding V-type ATP synthase subunit K (produces ATP from ADP in the presence of a proton gradient across the membrane; the K subunit is a nonenzymatic component which binds the dimeric form by interacting with the G and E subunits) → MNFGFIGVGAALAIAAIGSAFGAGSAGMSAVGAWKKCYVQNRPAPFMLVAFVGAPLTQTIYGFILMGRLRAAAEAGSADPWLLLTIGVLGGMAMGFSAWFQGRAGAVASDALGETGKGFGNYILVLGLVETVALFVMVFMLGLL, encoded by the coding sequence ATGAATTTTGGTTTTATTGGTGTGGGCGCAGCCCTCGCGATTGCGGCAATCGGTTCAGCATTCGGTGCTGGTAGTGCAGGTATGTCAGCGGTAGGTGCCTGGAAAAAATGTTATGTTCAGAACAGACCGGCTCCTTTCATGCTTGTTGCATTTGTGGGTGCGCCCCTGACTCAGACCATTTATGGTTTCATTCTCATGGGTCGTCTCCGGGCAGCGGCGGAAGCCGGCAGTGCCGACCCCTGGCTTCTGCTTACCATCGGGGTTCTCGGCGGTATGGCCATGGGTTTTTCTGCATGGTTTCAGGGCAGGGCAGGTGCCGTGGCATCAGATGCGCTGGGTGAAACAGGCAAGGGTTTCGGTAACTACATTCTGGTTCTGGGGCTCGTTGAGACTGTGGCTCTCTTCGTCATGGTTTTCATGCTTGGACTTCTCTAA
- a CDS encoding V-type ATP synthase subunit A: MTKTSGKVIGVNGNMVSVEVDGDVALNEVGYILVGDKRLKSEVIRIRGSQVELQVFEMTRGIGVDDQVEFSGEMLAVELGPGLLKQVYDGLQNPLPQLADQCGFFLDRGVYLNALDRETKWKFTPSAKTGDHVSRADTLGTVPEGIFQHRIMVPFNLPDEYTVKSIASEGEYTVEQTIAELEDSKGDIHKVSMMFEWPVKRAITNYEERLKPTEQLITKVRIIDTFLPVARGGTFCVPGPFGAGKTVLQQVMSRNAEVDIVIVAACGERAGEVVETLKEFPELIDPRTGKTLMERTVIICNTSSMPVAAREASVYTAVTIAEYYRQMGLNILLLADSTSRWAQAMREMSGRLEEIPGEEAFPAYLESVIASFYERAGLVRLNDGSTGSVTIGGTVSPAGGNFEEPVTQATLKVVGAFHGLSRDRANARKYPSIHPLDSWSKYEGAIDSAKTEYARSVLFRGNEVGQMMKVVGEEGTSLEDYLVYLKSEFIDAVYLQQDSFDPVDASVSKERQEYIFSILLDIITASFDLSSQKDARDYFNDLRQNFKDFNGSEWMGEDFKKLEKTIRDLIARHKTGVVHGAEKIMAEAR; the protein is encoded by the coding sequence ATGACAAAAACATCAGGAAAGGTCATCGGTGTAAACGGTAATATGGTATCCGTTGAAGTGGACGGTGACGTCGCGCTTAACGAAGTTGGATATATCCTGGTTGGAGATAAACGGCTGAAATCCGAAGTAATCCGCATCCGGGGCAGCCAGGTGGAACTCCAGGTTTTCGAAATGACCCGGGGCATCGGTGTGGACGATCAGGTTGAGTTCAGCGGAGAAATGCTCGCCGTGGAACTGGGGCCCGGGCTGCTCAAGCAGGTATATGACGGGCTGCAGAATCCTCTGCCGCAGCTTGCGGATCAGTGCGGATTCTTCCTGGACCGGGGAGTGTACCTTAACGCTCTTGACCGGGAAACAAAATGGAAGTTCACTCCCTCAGCCAAGACGGGGGATCATGTATCCAGGGCGGATACCCTGGGAACGGTACCCGAAGGAATTTTCCAGCACCGCATCATGGTGCCCTTTAATCTCCCCGATGAGTACACGGTTAAATCCATCGCTTCAGAAGGCGAGTACACGGTTGAACAAACCATCGCCGAACTGGAAGACAGCAAGGGCGATATTCATAAAGTGAGCATGATGTTCGAATGGCCGGTAAAGCGGGCCATCACCAATTACGAAGAGCGGCTGAAACCGACTGAACAGCTTATTACCAAGGTGCGGATTATCGACACCTTCCTGCCGGTGGCGCGGGGCGGTACCTTCTGTGTTCCCGGCCCCTTCGGAGCGGGGAAAACCGTACTCCAGCAGGTGATGAGCCGGAACGCAGAAGTTGATATTGTAATCGTGGCAGCGTGCGGCGAACGGGCCGGCGAGGTGGTGGAAACCCTGAAAGAGTTTCCCGAACTGATCGACCCCCGTACCGGCAAGACCCTCATGGAGCGTACAGTAATCATCTGTAATACATCATCCATGCCTGTGGCCGCCCGGGAAGCCTCGGTGTACACAGCGGTGACCATTGCCGAATACTACCGTCAGATGGGACTGAACATTCTCCTGCTGGCTGATTCAACCAGCCGCTGGGCTCAGGCCATGCGCGAGATGTCAGGACGCCTTGAAGAGATTCCCGGCGAGGAAGCCTTCCCCGCATATCTGGAGTCGGTAATCGCCTCCTTCTATGAGCGGGCCGGTCTGGTCCGACTGAATGACGGATCAACCGGTTCGGTTACAATCGGCGGTACGGTAAGCCCTGCAGGGGGTAACTTCGAAGAACCTGTGACCCAGGCTACACTCAAGGTTGTGGGCGCCTTTCACGGTCTCAGCAGGGACCGGGCCAACGCCCGAAAGTACCCCTCCATTCATCCCCTGGACAGCTGGAGTAAATACGAGGGGGCAATCGACTCCGCAAAGACCGAGTACGCCCGTTCGGTACTCTTCCGGGGTAACGAAGTGGGACAGATGATGAAGGTTGTGGGTGAAGAAGGAACCAGCCTGGAAGACTATCTTGTATATCTGAAAAGTGAATTTATCGATGCCGTATATCTTCAGCAGGACAGCTTTGATCCCGTAGACGCTTCGGTAAGCAAGGAACGTCAGGAATACATTTTCAGCATCTTACTGGATATCATCACCGCATCTTTCGATCTTTCCAGCCAGAAAGACGCTCGGGACTATTTCAACGATCTCCGTCAGAACTTCAAGGATTTTAACGGTTCCGAATGGATGGGTGAAGATTTCAAGAAGCTTGAAAAGACTATCAGGGATCTGATCGCCCGGCATAAAACGGGTGTGGTTCATGGCGCTGAGAAGATCATGGCAGAGGCACGGTAA
- a CDS encoding V-type ATP synthase subunit I, whose protein sequence is MIVPMKKVRVLALSHRKKEVTAALGTLGTLHIETRTAQSQDLEALREKHQRWQRAYLTIPEDKNASVPSDPYADLDSVEEIAEKVLETADEMKGFEDEAGRLQKEIDRIEPWGDFDPLLFDQDLGDSTYLFPAQLNKDHFRKIPVDLRYILLPSEKDIKRVMFLDNPEEAEGDFQYEALRLPEDSLSKLMKRRDEALAGAERMRTSIQSFQTERKQLEKGLKLLEAEQEFAAVEASLEDYEELQLITEIEGFIPEKQTGELKSFASKEGLGLVIQDPASDDNVPTLTDNPRAVGIIKPIFNFMGTTPGYKELDISFWFLLFFTIFVAMIIGDAGYGAILAVAAVFLSISSKAKTGKVPDGLILFNVLSFATVAWGAVTGNWFGYGPIADLPVLNQLVIPALDSFDVENSQAVTQMIQLICFVIALVHLLLAHLLAFSKKIQERPRIHAIADLGWLTAIIGLFFLVLNVVISVERYPVPDWSMYLIGGGIGAVFIFSAQEGDGFFKGIARGLGNFINIALDGVSAFADIISYIRLFAVGLASIEIARSFNDMAEGMMESGIGGIIGGIVVLALGHTLNLVMGALSVIVHGIRLKMLEFSSHVGNEWAGFEYKPFKN, encoded by the coding sequence GTGATCGTACCCATGAAAAAAGTCCGCGTCCTGGCACTTTCTCATAGAAAGAAAGAGGTTACGGCGGCTCTCGGGACACTGGGAACCCTCCATATCGAGACCCGGACGGCTCAGAGCCAGGATCTTGAGGCTCTCAGGGAAAAACATCAGCGCTGGCAAAGGGCATACCTGACCATTCCCGAGGATAAAAATGCTTCAGTTCCCTCGGATCCCTATGCAGACCTGGATTCTGTGGAGGAAATTGCAGAAAAGGTGCTGGAAACAGCGGATGAAATGAAAGGCTTTGAAGATGAGGCCGGCCGACTTCAAAAAGAGATAGACAGAATCGAACCCTGGGGGGATTTTGACCCTCTGCTTTTCGACCAGGATTTGGGAGATAGCACTTATCTTTTCCCTGCACAGTTAAACAAGGATCATTTTCGAAAAATACCAGTAGATCTGCGCTATATTCTGCTTCCCTCGGAAAAGGATATAAAGCGGGTAATGTTTCTTGATAACCCGGAAGAAGCAGAGGGGGACTTTCAGTATGAAGCCCTTCGCCTTCCGGAGGATTCCCTTTCAAAGCTGATGAAACGTCGGGATGAAGCCCTGGCGGGAGCGGAACGTATGAGAACCAGCATTCAATCTTTTCAGACCGAACGCAAACAGCTGGAAAAGGGACTGAAACTGCTTGAAGCTGAGCAGGAATTCGCAGCCGTGGAGGCCAGTCTGGAGGACTATGAAGAGCTTCAGCTGATCACGGAAATCGAAGGATTTATTCCCGAGAAGCAAACCGGTGAACTGAAATCATTTGCCTCGAAGGAAGGACTGGGGCTGGTGATCCAGGATCCCGCATCAGACGATAATGTACCCACCCTCACCGATAACCCACGGGCAGTGGGAATAATCAAGCCCATCTTCAACTTTATGGGAACGACGCCCGGTTACAAGGAACTGGATATATCATTCTGGTTTCTCCTGTTCTTCACCATCTTCGTAGCCATGATTATCGGAGATGCGGGATACGGAGCCATTCTGGCCGTAGCTGCGGTGTTTCTGAGCATTTCATCCAAGGCGAAAACCGGTAAGGTTCCCGACGGACTGATTCTGTTCAATGTATTGAGTTTTGCAACCGTTGCCTGGGGAGCTGTCACGGGAAACTGGTTCGGTTACGGACCCATTGCCGATCTTCCCGTGCTGAATCAGCTGGTAATTCCAGCCCTGGACAGTTTTGATGTCGAGAACTCCCAGGCGGTTACCCAGATGATCCAGCTGATCTGTTTCGTCATTGCCCTGGTGCATCTGTTACTGGCCCATCTGCTGGCGTTTTCAAAGAAAATACAGGAACGGCCCAGAATTCACGCCATTGCGGATCTGGGATGGCTCACGGCCATCATCGGTCTGTTCTTCCTGGTTCTCAATGTTGTGATCAGCGTTGAACGCTATCCGGTTCCTGATTGGTCAATGTATTTGATCGGAGGCGGTATCGGGGCGGTCTTCATTTTCTCCGCCCAGGAAGGCGACGGATTTTTCAAAGGAATTGCCAGAGGTTTGGGGAATTTCATCAATATTGCCCTGGACGGTGTGAGTGCTTTCGCTGACATTATCTCCTATATCCGACTTTTCGCAGTGGGGTTGGCATCCATTGAAATTGCCAGAAGCTTTAACGATATGGCCGAAGGGATGATGGAAAGCGGTATCGGCGGAATCATCGGTGGCATTGTGGTGCTTGCACTTGGCCATACACTCAATCTGGTAATGGGCGCACTTTCGGTGATTGTACACGGAATTCGTCTGAAAATGCTGGAGTTCTCATCCCATGTAGGCAATGAATGGGCGGGGTTTGAATACAAACCCTTTAAAAACTAG
- a CDS encoding DUF2764 family protein translates to MGSYYYAVASLPYLTFETEDVPGREEFLDICRQWGTESDLEILTRITLEPDAPGLHPLLDRYQRFETGLRNELVKQRSQNLQRDPQDYIHSDNTGDDHTAVSGLSEQVRAAVQAPTPLKADEILDRLRWQFLDELEIGQFFNVQQMIVYYLRLQILLRRNSLTKETGREEFDGHYQKVRSQMQEIQNDNGVQA, encoded by the coding sequence ATGGGTTCCTACTACTATGCTGTGGCGAGTCTGCCGTATCTCACATTTGAAACAGAGGATGTGCCCGGCAGAGAAGAGTTCCTGGATATCTGCAGGCAGTGGGGGACTGAAAGTGATCTTGAAATTCTCACCCGGATCACTCTCGAACCGGATGCGCCGGGTCTCCACCCCCTCCTGGACAGATATCAGCGTTTTGAGACCGGATTGCGCAATGAGCTGGTGAAGCAGCGCAGTCAGAACCTCCAGCGCGATCCCCAGGATTATATCCACAGTGACAACACAGGGGATGATCACACCGCAGTGAGCGGACTCAGCGAACAGGTAAGGGCTGCAGTTCAGGCGCCCACACCCCTGAAAGCTGATGAAATACTGGACAGACTTCGCTGGCAGTTTCTGGATGAACTGGAAATCGGCCAGTTTTTTAATGTTCAGCAGATGATTGTATATTATCTGCGTCTGCAGATTCTTTTGCGGAGAAACAGTCTCACCAAAGAAACCGGAAGAGAAGAGTTCGACGGCCATTACCAGAAGGTCCGATCTCAGATGCAGGAAATTCAGAACGATAATGGAGTACAGGCATGA
- a CDS encoding V-type ATP synthase subunit D, producing MATVRLTKNELKKQKDALKRFQRYLPTLQLKKQQLQLVLRQIQQKQTEIEKQRDELQQAIDQWIAIFSDHQDLPSFIHVKEMKTSVGNIAGIDIPVFDKLEFEISEYDIFTIPLWVDQALETLKKILSLDAELEVLKEQYRLIAEELRVTSQRVNLFEKIKIPETKENIRSIQIYLGDQQTAAVVRGKMAKGKVVKGGRQ from the coding sequence ATGGCAACTGTTAGGCTTACAAAAAACGAGCTTAAAAAACAAAAAGATGCCCTCAAGCGCTTTCAGCGATATCTTCCCACGCTGCAGCTGAAGAAACAGCAGCTGCAGCTGGTTCTTCGTCAGATTCAGCAGAAACAGACGGAGATAGAGAAACAGAGAGATGAACTTCAGCAGGCCATTGATCAGTGGATCGCCATATTCTCCGACCATCAGGATCTTCCTTCCTTCATTCATGTGAAGGAAATGAAGACATCCGTGGGGAATATTGCCGGGATTGATATTCCGGTGTTCGATAAGCTGGAATTTGAAATCTCGGAATACGATATCTTCACCATCCCCCTGTGGGTGGATCAGGCGCTGGAGACATTAAAAAAGATACTCAGTCTGGATGCAGAACTGGAAGTACTGAAAGAACAGTATCGTCTCATAGCCGAAGAGCTGAGGGTTACATCGCAGCGGGTGAATCTATTTGAAAAGATCAAAATACCCGAGACCAAAGAGAATATCAGAAGCATTCAGATTTATCTGGGCGACCAGCAGACTGCTGCGGTTGTCCGGGGTAAAATGGCCAAAGGCAAGGTTGTGAAGGGGGGCAGGCAGTGA